Proteins from a single region of Deltaproteobacteria bacterium:
- a CDS encoding methyltransferase has translation MSGGFARVAGIAGGYVEARILQAAVRLGVFDALQHHTADAAALAADVGADARAMGLLLEALVVLGLLDRDGAGYRLNDLSATYLASASSRDFSGMVRFDALSWDAWGKLEDAVRDGRPARVPDMYQQDEAETAIFINAMDSLVKARGDAEAVADLLELSQARRLLDIGPGPATYPIALCRRYPELHATLYDLPGTLRVTERYVAGSEVAARMECVAGDYRRDAVPGGHDVIFLSNIIHGEDHATNQALVEKLSGALVPGGRLVIKDHILGGSRAETDAGTVFSLLMLLTTEGGRCYTREDVTGWFERGGLTDAGRIELPPPFTSSLAIGRKPL, from the coding sequence TTGAGCGGGGGCTTCGCAAGGGTGGCGGGCATCGCGGGCGGCTACGTGGAGGCACGCATCCTCCAGGCGGCGGTGCGCCTCGGCGTGTTCGACGCGCTGCAGCACCATACCGCGGACGCGGCGGCACTGGCCGCGGACGTGGGCGCCGATGCCCGAGCCATGGGCCTGCTGCTTGAAGCACTCGTGGTCCTCGGCCTCCTCGACCGGGACGGCGCCGGCTACCGCCTGAACGACCTGTCGGCCACCTACCTGGCGAGTGCGTCGTCCAGGGACTTCAGCGGCATGGTCCGCTTCGATGCACTGTCCTGGGATGCGTGGGGCAAGCTGGAAGACGCCGTGCGCGACGGGCGGCCCGCGCGCGTGCCGGACATGTACCAGCAGGACGAAGCCGAAACCGCGATCTTCATCAACGCCATGGACTCACTGGTGAAGGCGCGGGGCGATGCCGAGGCCGTCGCCGATCTCCTGGAACTCAGCCAGGCGCGGCGCCTGCTGGACATCGGACCCGGCCCCGCCACCTATCCCATCGCCCTGTGCCGCCGCTATCCGGAGCTGCACGCGACCCTGTACGATCTGCCCGGCACCCTGCGCGTTACCGAACGCTACGTTGCCGGGTCCGAAGTCGCCGCACGCATGGAATGCGTGGCCGGCGACTACCGCAGGGACGCCGTTCCCGGGGGCCACGACGTCATCTTCCTGTCGAACATCATCCACGGTGAGGACCACGCCACGAATCAAGCCTTGGTGGAGAAACTGTCCGGCGCGCTGGTTCCGGGCGGACGCTTGGTCATCAAGGACCACATTCTGGGTGGAAGCCGCGCGGAGACCGACGCGGGAACGGTGTTCAGCCTGTTGATGCTGCTGACAACCGAGGGTGGACGTTGCTACACGCGGGAGGATGTCACGGGCTGGTTCGAGCGCGGCGGCCTGACGGACGCAGGGCGGATAGAGTTGCCGCCGCCGTTCACGTCATCCCTGGCCATCGGACGGAAACCGCTGTAA